Proteins from one Methanococcus maripaludis C5 genomic window:
- a CDS encoding DUF5612 domain-containing protein — MQLGLTVIAEDRVGILYRLTGIISEVNVNIVYTQQFIVGENTGLIYMELDGVENEEDLVKRLEKLEFVKKVETHKTMKKIFGKRVLIFGGGAQVAQVAMGAISEADRHNIRGERISVDTMAVVGEENLADAILAIKTLPRAGVLVLAGSLMGGEITKAVGEVKKDTNIPVICLNMFGSLPKLADLIVTDPLQAGVIAVMTVADTAKFDLNKVRGKIL, encoded by the coding sequence ATGCAGCTTGGACTTACTGTAATTGCGGAAGACCGTGTAGGAATACTCTATCGGTTAACAGGAATAATTTCGGAAGTAAATGTAAACATAGTGTACACTCAGCAGTTTATTGTCGGAGAAAATACTGGTTTAATCTACATGGAACTTGATGGCGTTGAAAACGAGGAAGATCTGGTTAAAAGACTCGAAAAATTAGAATTTGTAAAAAAAGTTGAAACTCACAAAACCATGAAGAAAATATTTGGTAAGAGAGTTTTGATATTTGGGGGGGGCGCTCAAGTAGCTCAAGTTGCAATGGGTGCAATAAGCGAAGCTGACAGGCACAACATCCGTGGGGAGCGAATAAGTGTCGACACAATGGCAGTTGTTGGGGAAGAAAACCTTGCAGATGCTATTTTAGCAATAAAAACACTTCCAAGAGCAGGAGTTTTGGTTTTGGCAGGGTCCTTGATGGGTGGAGAAATTACAAAAGCTGTTGGGGAAGTAAAAAAAGACACAAATATTCCGGTAATTTGTTTAAACATGTTTGGAAGCCTTCCAAAACTTGCAGATTTAATTGTAACTGATCCGTTACAGGCAGGAGTTATTGCAGTAATGACTGTTGCAGATACTGCTAAATTTGATCTAAATAAGGTTCGCGGAAAAATACTTTAA
- a CDS encoding zinc metalloprotease HtpX encodes MMSTVKVLLLMALLTGMIYGICYMLGFPPIFAILLALIPNLISYFYSDKIVLKSYGAKMVEESEAPNLHRIVESIANRANIQKPKVAIINTDTPNAFATGRSPKNGVVAVTTGILQLLNEQELEGVLAHEVGHIKHRDILIGTIVATMAGAIMYIANFLQWGMLFGYGRDDDGNPMQLVASLLFIILAPIAAMVIQFAVSRQNEFTADESGARYSNPIYLANALTKLEKGVKYHPLKNGSPATAHMFIVNPFKAGNVARLFSTHPSTEERVKRLMEMASNPKYLR; translated from the coding sequence ATGATGTCTACAGTAAAAGTTCTTTTATTGATGGCACTTTTAACAGGAATGATTTACGGAATTTGTTATATGCTTGGGTTCCCCCCGATATTTGCAATACTTTTAGCACTAATTCCAAATTTAATAAGCTATTTTTATAGCGATAAAATAGTTCTAAAGAGCTATGGTGCAAAAATGGTGGAAGAAAGTGAGGCACCAAATTTACACAGAATTGTCGAATCAATAGCAAACAGGGCAAATATTCAAAAACCAAAAGTTGCAATAATTAATACTGATACTCCAAATGCATTTGCAACAGGAAGAAGTCCTAAAAATGGGGTAGTTGCAGTTACTACAGGAATACTACAACTTTTAAATGAGCAAGAACTCGAAGGGGTTTTAGCACACGAAGTTGGACACATAAAGCACAGGGACATATTAATTGGAACGATAGTTGCAACAATGGCTGGAGCAATAATGTATATTGCAAATTTCTTACAATGGGGCATGTTATTTGGATATGGAAGAGATGACGATGGAAATCCAATGCAGCTTGTTGCATCATTGCTTTTCATAATCCTGGCTCCAATTGCAGCAATGGTTATTCAATTTGCAGTTTCAAGGCAAAACGAATTTACTGCTGACGAAAGCGGTGCAAGATATTCAAACCCAATTTATCTTGCAAATGCACTCACAAAACTTGAAAAAGGGGTTAAATACCATCCTTTAAAAAATGGAAGCCCTGCAACTGCGCACATGTTTATTGTAAATCCTTTTAAAGCAGGAAACGTTGCAAGATTATTTTCAACGCACCCTTCAACAGAAGAACGGGTAAAAAGATTGATGGAAATGGCAAGTAATCCTAAATATTTAAGATAA
- a CDS encoding pantoate kinase, producing MFIPAHITGFFKITRHENLLKTGSTGAGITLNRGVSTKLVEGSGNVYFNDEKIDLCPSKDVIHYLGLKNELKHDIIYTSDFPLGCGMGTSGCCALGAAYELSSTYNFKNLQNDIDRSDLNNQKNESDVPELVKIAHKAEVRCNTGLGDVIAQHTKGFVIRKSPGFPLGVESIKIKNMGEYNILVDIFGKKETDTVINDPSWIEKINNTSDELLGKLLEKPTLENFMELSYYFAKNTGLASEEIVEICDDLSFTAGASQAMLGNAIFCICKGEELNDAVSILSNPVVCKIYK from the coding sequence ATGTTCATACCCGCTCATATTACAGGTTTTTTCAAAATAACTAGACACGAAAATTTACTAAAAACCGGATCAACTGGTGCAGGAATTACTCTAAACAGGGGTGTATCCACAAAACTGGTTGAAGGTTCTGGAAACGTTTATTTTAACGATGAAAAAATAGATTTATGTCCATCAAAAGATGTTATTCATTATTTGGGGCTGAAAAACGAATTAAAACACGATATAATTTATACTTCCGATTTTCCGCTTGGTTGCGGTATGGGAACATCAGGATGCTGTGCACTTGGTGCGGCATACGAACTGAGTTCAACATACAACTTTAAGAACCTGCAAAATGATATTGATAGAAGTGATTTAAATAATCAAAAAAATGAATCGGATGTACCGGAACTCGTGAAAATTGCTCATAAGGCAGAAGTGCGATGTAATACGGGTCTTGGTGATGTTATAGCACAGCACACGAAAGGCTTTGTTATTCGAAAGAGCCCAGGATTTCCGCTTGGCGTAGAAAGCATTAAAATTAAGAATATGGGCGAATACAATATTTTGGTAGATATATTTGGCAAAAAGGAAACTGATACAGTAATTAATGATCCATCATGGATTGAAAAAATAAACAATACTTCAGACGAATTACTTGGAAAATTGTTGGAAAAACCAACGCTTGAAAATTTCATGGAATTATCTTACTACTTTGCAAAAAACACAGGACTTGCATCCGAAGAAATAGTCGAGATATGTGATGATTTAAGCTTTACTGCGGGAGCTTCTCAGGCAATGCTTGGAAATGCGATATTTTGTATATGTAAAGGCGAAGAATTAAACGATGCAGTTTCAATTTTATCCAATCCAGTAGTTTGTAAAATTTACAAATAA
- a CDS encoding methionine synthase — protein MIKTVVGSYPVVKGRPDSIFDKLKKFFGKYDEYENSIKRALDDQISAGIDILSDGQVRGDMVEIFVSNMYGFEGRRVVNRVEFVKPITLNDIKYSLKYISKKDPQKGVKGIITGACTLASSIRVENYYADNKDENLIYDLARTLNKEALSIQNYVKMIQFDEPILSTGLYDLEVAKKAMDILTSGINVPVAMHVCGDVSKIFYKLNEFNVDILDHEFASCKNNLEILNEITKKVGFGCINTKLKSVDSVDEVKALISEGIEILKNNSKFGDSINDSVIIDPDCGMRLLPVDVAYAKLNNMVTAANEIEKDLS, from the coding sequence ATGATAAAAACTGTTGTTGGTAGTTATCCCGTAGTTAAAGGGCGACCTGACTCGATTTTTGATAAACTTAAGAAATTTTTTGGAAAATATGATGAATACGAAAATTCAATAAAAAGGGCGCTAGATGATCAAATAAGTGCCGGAATTGATATTTTAAGCGACGGCCAAGTCAGGGGCGACATGGTCGAGATATTTGTATCAAATATGTATGGTTTTGAAGGTAGGCGAGTTGTCAATAGAGTTGAATTTGTAAAACCAATCACTTTAAACGACATAAAATATTCTCTAAAATATATTTCAAAAAAAGACCCTCAAAAAGGAGTAAAAGGAATAATTACTGGAGCATGCACGTTAGCTTCATCCATCCGAGTTGAAAATTATTACGCAGATAATAAAGATGAAAATTTAATTTACGATTTAGCAAGGACCTTAAACAAAGAAGCACTTTCAATTCAAAATTATGTAAAAATGATACAGTTTGACGAGCCAATTCTTTCAACTGGATTATATGACCTTGAAGTTGCGAAAAAAGCAATGGATATTCTTACTTCCGGAATAAATGTCCCCGTTGCAATGCACGTTTGTGGAGACGTTTCAAAAATATTTTACAAATTAAATGAATTTAATGTGGATATTTTAGACCACGAATTTGCATCCTGTAAAAACAATCTTGAAATATTAAACGAAATTACAAAAAAAGTTGGTTTTGGGTGCATAAACACCAAACTTAAATCCGTAGATTCTGTCGACGAAGTAAAAGCATTAATAAGTGAAGGAATAGAAATATTAAAGAACAATTCTAAATTTGGAGATTCAATAAATGATTCTGTCATAATTGACCCAGACTGCGGTATGAGATTACTTCCAGTAGATGTTGCATACGCTAAATTAAATAATATGGTTACTGCAGCAAATGAGATAGAAAAGGATTTAAGTTAA